A single Candidatus Bathyarchaeota archaeon DNA region contains:
- a CDS encoding electron transfer flavoprotein subunit alpha/FixB family protein — MSEHKGVWVFSENYDLMLELLAGGSPLAANLGTELAAVLLGSEVGSKAEEIIKYGADKVFVVDHHRLESFQTETYLSALTNLVVNNKPEILLIGSTKDGKELASRLAARLETGCTPDCSQLSISQEGQLVTKRIVYSGNAIVTATYRKKPQIATVPLRTFEKPEPKERNGEIANVDVDIEEPKLEVVGVNKMEVADVKIEEARIAVCGGRGIEKKEDFKPLKELAQLLGGQVGNTRPLAEDRKWFTGWVGLSGKKIKPTLYIGCGISGMIQHVAGMRDSQVVVAINKDPEAAIFEFADYVVVGDLYEIVPAIVDALKKALSM, encoded by the coding sequence ATGAGCGAACATAAGGGTGTTTGGGTTTTTTCTGAGAATTATGATCTGATGCTGGAACTGTTAGCCGGCGGAAGCCCCCTTGCAGCTAACCTTGGGACAGAACTTGCAGCTGTGTTGCTTGGAAGCGAAGTGGGAAGCAAGGCAGAGGAGATTATTAAGTATGGTGCTGACAAAGTTTTCGTAGTTGACCACCACCGCCTAGAAAGCTTCCAAACAGAAACGTATTTGAGCGCTCTAACAAACCTCGTTGTCAATAACAAGCCTGAGATTCTTCTCATCGGATCTACAAAGGATGGAAAGGAGCTAGCTTCCCGTCTTGCTGCAAGGCTTGAAACTGGATGCACTCCAGATTGTAGTCAACTATCCATCAGCCAAGAGGGACAGCTTGTGACTAAGAGAATCGTGTACAGTGGCAACGCCATCGTCACAGCTACATATCGTAAAAAACCGCAAATAGCAACAGTACCACTTAGAACCTTCGAAAAGCCAGAGCCAAAAGAAAGGAACGGTGAGATAGCAAATGTTGATGTTGACATTGAAGAGCCAAAGTTGGAAGTTGTGGGAGTCAACAAGATGGAAGTGGCTGACGTGAAAATCGAAGAGGCGCGGATAGCTGTCTGCGGCGGAAGAGGAATTGAAAAGAAGGAAGACTTCAAGCCACTTAAAGAGCTCGCTCAACTTCTCGGCGGCCAAGTTGGCAACACGAGACCGTTAGCTGAAGACCGAAAATGGTTCACGGGATGGGTGGGATTGTCTGGAAAGAAAATCAAGCCGACACTTTACATAGGCTGCGGCATCAGCGGCATGATTCAACACGTAGCGGGGATGCGAGACTCGCAGGTGGTTGTGGCAATCAATAAGGATCCTGAAGCAGCTATCTTTGAGTTTGCTGACTATGTTGTCGTTGGAGACCTGTACGAGATAGTGCCAGCAATAGTTGATGCATTGAAAAAGGCATTGAGTATGTGA